A region from the Solibacillus sp. FSL H8-0523 genome encodes:
- a CDS encoding DUF4179 domain-containing protein: MSIFKDLNHIKLDVKAYEEIPLSEVEQKRLIIRTHKKIKSTKAKTFKRKKRFIAAFASISAISLITLNIAFPTFAEKLPTLTNIFEFFTDNERNIFDNFSEHATSIGLTQENSGISITVTDAVYDKENITIAYKIKSEQDLGERPVLLGDIIVDEFGNQYEHSGYSKNYLVKKIGNYEYAVLYVYELISGSKPETIHISWQGDNVRNLNNVSQLVDGQWDFEFSLQALENSVINFTSHNIHSLDPGIKISLVEMTHSPISTTIQLAEKVDERLISQEQEELRLVLIEYLVSDDLGNNYNIIHYRDTGHSTDFNPNHISAPRITTNLINNDASFITITPIVNVYKVSNSQGHLEQIVKPYEIEPILVPLNK, translated from the coding sequence ATGTCTATTTTTAAAGATTTGAATCATATCAAGTTAGATGTGAAGGCGTACGAAGAAATTCCTCTTTCAGAAGTTGAACAAAAGCGACTTATTATACGTACACACAAAAAAATAAAGTCTACTAAGGCCAAAACTTTTAAGAGAAAAAAACGTTTTATTGCAGCTTTTGCGAGTATTAGTGCCATCTCATTGATTACTTTAAATATTGCATTTCCAACCTTCGCAGAAAAACTACCAACTCTCACTAATATTTTTGAATTTTTCACGGATAATGAACGCAATATTTTTGATAATTTCAGTGAACATGCAACCTCTATAGGGTTAACACAAGAAAACAGTGGCATTAGCATTACCGTTACAGATGCAGTTTATGATAAAGAAAATATTACAATTGCCTATAAGATTAAAAGTGAACAGGATTTAGGCGAACGGCCTGTATTATTAGGTGATATCATTGTTGATGAATTTGGGAATCAATACGAGCATTCTGGTTATTCCAAAAATTACCTTGTTAAGAAAATAGGAAATTATGAATATGCCGTACTATACGTATATGAATTAATTTCGGGTTCAAAGCCAGAAACAATCCATATTTCATGGCAAGGCGATAATGTACGAAATTTGAATAATGTAAGTCAATTAGTGGATGGTCAGTGGGATTTCGAATTTTCTCTACAAGCACTTGAAAATAGTGTTATAAATTTTACATCTCACAACATACATTCGCTTGATCCTGGTATTAAAATATCGCTCGTTGAAATGACACACTCTCCTATTTCAACAACGATTCAACTCGCCGAAAAAGTAGATGAGCGTCTCATCTCTCAAGAACAAGAAGAACTAAGGCTCGTTTTAATAGAATATTTAGTGTCTGATGATTTAGGAAATAACTACAACATTATTCATTATCGTGATACTGGGCATAGTACAGATTTTAATCCAAATCATATTAGCGCACCTCGAATCACAACGAATCTAATAAATAACGATGCCTCATTCATTACCATTACACCTATTGTAAATGTTTATAAGGTATCAAATAGTCAAGGGCATCTTGAACAAATAGTAAAACCATATGAAATCGAACCAATTCTTGTGCCGCTAAATAAATAA
- a CDS encoding 2,3-butanediol dehydrogenase, whose translation MKAARWYKAKDIRVEQIEEPQVTAGRVKIQVAWTGICGSDLHEYVAGPIFVPVDAPHAVSKEVAPVVMGHEFSGTVIEIGEGVTNVQVGDQVVVEPILACGECAACKKGKYNICKHLGFHGLSGGGGGFSEFTVVDERWVHKMPEGLSLEQGALVEPAAVALHSVRMSKLKAGDKAVVFGVGPIGLLVIEALKVAGASEIYAVELSKERGAKALELGATAVINPAEEADVVAKIQELTNGGADVAFEVTGVPVVLKQAIDSTSFEGETIIVSIWEKEASIQPNNIVLSERSVKGIIAYRDIFPAVMHLMTQGYFPADKLVTKRITLDEVVTEGFETLVNDKDQIKILVASK comes from the coding sequence ATGAAAGCAGCACGTTGGTATAAGGCGAAGGATATTCGCGTAGAACAAATTGAAGAACCTCAAGTTACAGCAGGTCGCGTAAAAATTCAAGTTGCATGGACAGGAATTTGCGGTAGTGACCTTCATGAATATGTAGCAGGTCCGATTTTCGTTCCAGTAGATGCACCACATGCAGTAAGTAAAGAAGTTGCACCAGTTGTAATGGGTCATGAATTTTCTGGTACAGTCATTGAGATTGGTGAAGGTGTCACAAACGTCCAAGTTGGCGATCAAGTTGTTGTTGAACCGATTTTAGCATGTGGGGAATGTGCAGCATGTAAAAAAGGTAAATATAATATTTGTAAGCACTTAGGCTTCCACGGGTTATCCGGTGGCGGCGGTGGTTTCTCTGAATTCACAGTTGTGGATGAGCGTTGGGTACACAAAATGCCTGAAGGATTATCATTAGAGCAAGGTGCTTTAGTTGAGCCTGCAGCAGTAGCCTTACACTCCGTTCGTATGAGTAAATTAAAAGCGGGCGATAAAGCGGTCGTATTTGGTGTAGGTCCAATCGGTTTACTTGTTATCGAAGCATTAAAAGTAGCAGGTGCTTCTGAAATTTATGCGGTAGAATTATCGAAAGAGCGCGGGGCAAAAGCATTAGAACTTGGTGCTACTGCTGTCATTAACCCTGCTGAAGAAGCAGACGTTGTTGCAAAAATTCAAGAGCTAACAAATGGTGGTGCGGACGTTGCCTTTGAAGTAACAGGTGTTCCGGTTGTGTTAAAGCAAGCAATCGACTCGACTTCATTTGAAGGGGAAACAATTATCGTGTCGATTTGGGAGAAAGAAGCTTCAATTCAACCAAACAACATCGTATTATCAGAGCGTAGTGTAAAAGGAATTATTGCCTACCGCGATATTTTCCCAGCAGTTATGCACTTAATGACACAAGGCTACTTCCCAGCAGACAAGTTAGTGACGAAACGCATCACGCTAGATGAAGTCGTAACAGAAGGCTTTGAAACATTAGTAAATGACAAAGACCAAATCAAAATTTTAGTCGCGTCGAAATAA
- a CDS encoding carboxypeptidase — translation MKNFLFVVVIFAISYFGISWLGKVIFPSNDEASATSASSLQAAVTFGGVNYLNVFMYIILACIVTAIVYFTAKSKDLSEK, via the coding sequence ATGAAAAACTTTCTTTTTGTAGTAGTAATATTCGCCATTTCTTACTTCGGAATTTCATGGCTGGGTAAGGTCATTTTCCCAAGCAACGATGAAGCTTCTGCTACATCCGCGAGCTCTTTGCAAGCCGCCGTTACGTTTGGTGGCGTGAACTATTTAAATGTCTTTATGTACATAATTTTAGCGTGTATCGTAACCGCAATTGTTTACTTTACAGCAAAAAGCAAGGATTTGTCCGAGAAGTAA
- a CDS encoding MFS transporter has product MSYEQRRFIILVIIVSISGFSQGMLLPLISVIFEGDGVSSTLNGLNATGLYIGTLLISPFIEQPLRKYGYKPIIVFGGALVFVSLFLFPLWKSVLFWFVLRMLIGIGDHALHFSTQTWITSTTPTHKLGRSMSIYGISFGLGFAVGPLFVPLVKISETLPFIVSSALCLVAWSLVFFVKNEKPAALAGDANQKGLTRYKLAVKYGWVAFLPPFVYGFLESSLNALFPVYALRKDFELTFVSIMLAGFSVGAIFMQFPLGMLGDKIGRRKVIITGLSIGGAVFLIGNFVEYSQMLVAAVFFVGGMCVGSMFSLGITYMADLTPKELLPTGNLLCGIFFSLGSLSGPFLGGLYLEFFPNDGFLLLVGSMLVVVALIVIIFGKSKKAVVLSEK; this is encoded by the coding sequence ATGAGTTACGAACAACGTCGGTTTATCATTTTAGTCATTATCGTATCCATTTCAGGCTTTTCGCAGGGAATGTTACTACCGCTCATTTCCGTGATTTTTGAGGGGGACGGGGTTTCATCAACACTTAATGGACTCAATGCAACGGGCCTTTACATAGGTACTTTATTAATTTCGCCATTTATCGAGCAGCCGCTACGTAAATATGGGTATAAGCCCATTATTGTTTTTGGTGGGGCACTCGTTTTTGTTTCATTATTTTTATTTCCATTATGGAAAAGTGTGCTGTTTTGGTTTGTTTTACGTATGCTCATCGGGATCGGGGATCATGCCCTGCATTTCTCAACGCAAACATGGATTACGTCAACAACCCCGACGCATAAATTAGGAAGAAGCATGTCGATTTACGGCATTTCATTTGGCTTAGGCTTTGCAGTGGGTCCGTTATTCGTGCCACTTGTAAAAATCTCAGAGACGTTGCCGTTTATCGTGTCATCGGCACTATGTTTAGTGGCGTGGTCACTCGTATTTTTCGTGAAGAACGAAAAACCAGCAGCCTTAGCTGGCGATGCGAACCAAAAGGGCTTAACGCGCTATAAATTAGCAGTAAAATATGGGTGGGTCGCATTTTTACCTCCGTTTGTTTATGGATTTTTAGAGTCCTCACTAAATGCGCTATTTCCGGTCTATGCGCTACGTAAAGACTTCGAATTAACGTTTGTGTCGATTATGCTTGCGGGTTTTTCAGTTGGTGCGATTTTCATGCAGTTCCCACTCGGGATGCTAGGAGATAAAATCGGAAGACGCAAAGTCATTATTACGGGGCTATCTATAGGTGGTGCAGTATTTTTAATCGGTAATTTTGTTGAATATTCGCAAATGCTCGTAGCAGCGGTATTCTTTGTCGGCGGGATGTGTGTTGGTTCGATGTTCTCGCTTGGTATTACCTATATGGCGGATTTAACGCCAAAAGAACTGTTACCAACAGGAAATTTACTGTGCGGGATTTTCTTTAGCTTAGGAAGCTTGAGTGGGCCGTTTTTAGGCGGACTTTATTTAGAGTTCTTCCCAAATGACGGATTTTTATTGTTAGTAGGGTCGATGTTAGTTGTCGTTGCGCTCATTGTCATTATCTTCGGGAAATCAAAAAAAGCAGTCGTTCTTTCCGAAAAGTAA
- a CDS encoding SE1561 family protein translates to MNPITNKEQQVTYLKERLEIFLEVLDAIDPETTELEDIDRLIQMMDDLEQKMDQFQTREEQ, encoded by the coding sequence ATGAATCCAATTACAAACAAAGAACAACAAGTAACGTATTTAAAAGAACGTTTAGAAATCTTCCTTGAGGTGTTAGATGCTATCGATCCAGAAACAACCGAGTTAGAAGATATCGATCGCTTAATTCAAATGATGGACGATTTAGAACAAAAAATGGACCAATTCCAAACGCGCGAAGAACAATAA
- a CDS encoding fumarate hydratase, whose product MTYLETLEKSLYSLITETSTNLPKDVRRAIKAAKASENAGTRAAMTLDTITTNIVMAEDNVSPICQDTGLPTFKVYTPIGVNQIEIKKAIQTAIAAATGDAKLRPNSVDSLTGKNSGTNIGAGLPVVKFEQWENDYITIKLILKGGGCENKNIQYSLPAELEGLGRAGRDLDGIRKCILHSVWQAQGQGCSAGFIGVGIGGDRSSGYDLAKEQLFRHVEDTNPIEDLAKLEDYVVKTANTFGVGTMGFGGEATLLGCKIGVMDRLPASFFVSVAYNCWAYRRMAIDIDPATGEITNWHYQDGEKITFKDEEKEEASSNNKVVELVAPISEEQIRSLNVGDVVKISGRMYTGRDAIHHHLIGEGVEAPVDLDGQIIYHCGPVMAKDEAGNWVVKAAGPTTSIREEPYQGDIMKKFGIRAVMGKGGMGPKTLKALGEHGGVYLNAIGGAAQYYADCIKSVDGVDLIDFGIPEAMWHLSVQDFTAVVTMDSHGNSLHADVEKSSLEKLSLHAERVY is encoded by the coding sequence ATGACATACTTAGAAACTTTAGAGAAAAGTCTTTATTCTTTAATAACTGAAACATCTACGAACTTACCAAAAGACGTTCGTCGTGCAATTAAAGCAGCAAAAGCATCTGAAAACGCGGGTACTCGTGCAGCCATGACATTAGACACGATTACTACAAACATCGTAATGGCGGAAGACAACGTATCTCCAATTTGTCAAGATACTGGTTTACCAACATTTAAAGTATATACTCCGATTGGTGTAAACCAAATCGAAATTAAAAAAGCTATCCAAACTGCGATTGCTGCAGCTACTGGTGATGCAAAATTACGTCCAAACTCAGTTGACTCATTAACGGGTAAAAACTCGGGTACAAACATCGGCGCTGGTCTTCCAGTTGTGAAGTTTGAACAATGGGAAAACGACTACATCACAATTAAGTTAATTCTTAAAGGTGGCGGCTGTGAAAACAAAAACATTCAATACTCACTTCCTGCAGAATTAGAAGGTTTAGGCCGCGCTGGTCGTGACTTAGACGGTATTCGTAAGTGTATTTTACACTCTGTATGGCAAGCACAAGGTCAAGGCTGTTCAGCTGGTTTCATCGGTGTTGGTATCGGTGGAGACCGCTCTTCTGGTTATGATCTTGCAAAAGAACAATTATTCCGTCACGTTGAAGATACAAACCCAATCGAAGACTTAGCAAAATTAGAAGATTACGTTGTAAAAACAGCGAACACATTCGGTGTTGGTACAATGGGCTTCGGCGGTGAAGCAACACTTTTAGGCTGTAAAATTGGCGTAATGGACCGCTTACCTGCATCATTCTTCGTATCTGTAGCTTACAACTGTTGGGCTTACCGTCGTATGGCAATCGATATCGATCCAGCGACTGGTGAAATCACAAACTGGCACTACCAAGATGGCGAAAAAATCACGTTCAAAGACGAAGAAAAAGAAGAAGCTTCTTCTAATAACAAAGTAGTTGAACTAGTTGCACCAATTTCTGAAGAACAAATTCGTTCATTAAACGTTGGTGACGTAGTAAAAATTTCTGGTCGTATGTACACTGGCCGTGACGCAATCCACCACCATTTAATCGGTGAAGGCGTTGAAGCACCAGTAGACTTAGACGGTCAAATTATTTACCACTGTGGCCCAGTAATGGCGAAAGACGAAGCAGGCAACTGGGTTGTTAAAGCTGCTGGTCCAACAACTTCAATTCGTGAGGAGCCATACCAAGGCGACATCATGAAAAAATTCGGTATCCGTGCAGTTATGGGTAAAGGCGGCATGGGTCCAAAAACATTAAAAGCACTTGGCGAGCACGGCGGCGTTTACTTAAACGCAATCGGTGGTGCGGCTCAGTACTACGCAGACTGCATCAAATCAGTTGACGGCGTAGACTTAATTGATTTCGGTATTCCGGAAGCAATGTGGCACTTATCAGTTCAAGACTTTACAGCAGTTGTAACAATGGACTCTCACGGGAACTCATTACACGCTGATGTAGAAAAATCTTCATTAGAAAAATTATCATTACACGCTGAGCGCGTATATTAA